One Trichoderma atroviride chromosome 7, complete sequence DNA segment encodes these proteins:
- a CDS encoding uncharacterized protein (EggNog:ENOG41) — translation MTELSLISTSNSKIASAFPSGLTAVFVGGTSGVGEYTLKALSKYVPRSKFYIIGRSKESADRIIRECTEQNHECCFEFINADISQLKHVDNVSRQIVAKENSINLLFQTQGTMAFKKTTADGLPLTAALGIHTRIRFIQNFLPLIQRAKGLKRVVTVGAATCEGGIDLDNILAVGAPLLVFRDQLASVMTLALEHLSEEAPDVSFVHTCPGVVDSGISRDAEGFSLKVMLFVSSLLKPLVSTPPAECGERHVFAATSGIYSPRKRVPNSTAFELAGLPLSRGSTGEIGSGVYSVGPKSEILPDKAILVLKEFREDGTTEKVWSYIMESLESILGTSKPVQ, via the exons ATGACTGAATTATCTCTCATCAGCACTTCAAACAGCAAAATTGCTTCTGCCTTTCCATCTGGCCTCACGGCTGTCTTCGTTGGGGGAACCAGCGGCGTGGGTGAATACACGCTGAAGGCTTTAAGCAAATACGTACCAAGGTCAAAATTCTACATCATTGGTCGCTCCAAAGAGTCCGCAGACCGTATTATAAGAGAATGTACTGAGCAGAATCACGAATGCTGCTTTGAGTTCATAAATGCCGACATTAGTCAGTTGAAACACGTCGACAATGTCAGTCGCCAAATTGTGGCCAAAGAAAACTCAATCAATCTACTTTTCCAAACACAAGGAACCATGGCTTTTAAGAAAA CCACTGCCGATGGACTTCCTCTGACTGCCGCTCTCGGGATTCATACACGTATACGCTTTATCCAAAACTTTCTCCCACTTATACAACGCGCCAAAGGGCTCAAACGTGTTGTCACAGTCGGAGCGGCTACATGCGAGGGTGGCATTGACCTTGATAATATTCTCGCTGTTGGTGCCCCTCTCCTTGTATTCCGCGATCAATTAGCCTCTGTAATGACACTTGCACTGGAGCACTTGTCAGAGGAGGCGCCTGATGTCAGCTTTGTGCACACGTGCCCTGGTGTCGTGGATAGTGGCATCTCTCGAGATGCGGAAGGATTCAGCTTGAAAGTCATGCTCTTCGTTTCTAGCCTACTCAAACCGCTGGTTTCCACACCTCCGGCTGAATGTGGAGAAAGACACGTCTTCGCTGCAACAAGCGGAATTTATTCGCCCAGGAAAAGAGTCCCAAACTCAACCGCTTTCGAATTGGCTGGTCTACCTTTGTCACGAGGTAGTACAGGAGAGATTGGCTCCGGTGTTTACTCTGTAGGGCCAAAGAGTGAGATTCTCCCTGATAAAGCTATCTTAGTATTGAAAGAGTTTAGAGAGGATGGGACAACAGAGAAAGTTTGGAGTTATATAATGGAAAGCCTCGAGAGCATCCTTGGGACGTCAAAGCCTGTACAATGA
- a CDS encoding uncharacterized protein (EggNog:ENOG41~MEROPS:MER0140154) — MSDLPTRLDHLGPSISKLMKIGGTPGASIGVLYGDKPAYVVQYGVRDVEAALPIDHETVFTAGSLTKALTAAAMGILIDEGQATWDTLVKDVLPSFKSRDETLQNHVTLTDILSHRTGMSWADNLGLVPRVTC; from the coding sequence ATGAGCGATCTTCCTACCCGGCTCGACCATCTCGGtccctccatctcgaaaCTCATGAAGATCGGCGGCACGCCAGGTGCCTCAATCGGAGTGCTCTATGGCGACAAACCTGCCTACGTGGTACAGTATGGCGTCCGCGATGTCGAAGCTGCGCTGCCTATTGACCACGAAACGGTATTCACGGCTGGTTCCCTTACCAAAGCCCTTACGGCGGCTGCAATGGGCATCCTCATCGACGAGGGCCAGGCTACCTGGGATACTCTTGTCAAAGACGTGCTGCCGTCGTTCAAGTCCAGAGATGAGACGCTGCAGAACCACGTCACGTTGACCGATATTCTATCGCATCGCACCGGCATGTCTTGGGCAGATAACCTTGGATTGGTACCGAGAGTAACGTGCTGA
- a CDS encoding uncharacterized protein (EggNog:ENOG41): MLLSTEIAEIIRQKKSQYVRYIDTKQWSKFGLIALPNAELSFYNPDGSIMTIGRNRLSFISIHTFAEYFGKVFTNAQTLHMIGNAEFEMVGSDEVRVIWSMEDQIIISHYAEMRGGGYYFETWVKTENDWFLKSLRLERTYIKYNFFARIGMLMQQIGLL, translated from the coding sequence ATGTTACTTTCTACGGAAATTGCAGAGATTATTCGGCAAAAGAAATCTCAATATGTCCGTTACATAGACACCAAGCAATGGAGCAAATTTGGGCTAATAGCATTACCAAATGCTGAACTAAGCTTTTACAATCCCGATGGATCAATTATGACAATTGGGCGCAACCGCTTGTCGTTTATATCTATCCACACTTTTGCAGAATATTTCGGCAAAGTCTTCACCAACGCTCAAACACTTCATATGATTGGAAACGCTGAATTTGAAATGGTGGGATCGGACGAAGTAAGGGTTATTTGGAGCATGGAAGACCAGATAATAATATCTCACTACGCTGAGATGAGGGGTGGAGGATACTATTTTGAGACTTGGGTAAAGACAGAGAATGATTGGTTTTTGAAAAGTCTGAGACTAGAGAGAACCTATATAAAGTATAACTTTTTTGCAAGGATAGGAATGTTAATGCAGCAGATAGGACTGCTTTGA
- a CDS encoding uncharacterized protein (EggNog:ENOG41), translated as MVMARKKKAKTHTSLKDTYEEVYGSSQRVWKLGISEYIVQAPNSWSARQPYFDEIYRALPYGSNIVFENIVPFPSQPRIRIIPDNTWGERLLSIETLRDFLDLPPNGWPASIHMNSLEVVFQINENVALVRAPKIGGSTPFIFKTNVAGFLSEYYPKGNLRDVLESKSPIPSILQLKWSIQIAETLQHVRASPARFYSDLKPDNLVISGLGRDIIFIDFEQAGNWDTFQPSETFYLTWMEKLSARREVLEVRRKKYKSLLDLNIPHPSSKEWACTNPSVGYFDAWTNLSPYEQEQALVFSLGKVLWCIFEGCSHTRNSIDEEYEREVDHEFPEFRRTSEPLQQLIRKCMYGAPEYNSTEQFHQVRDGPRVNVESSAGSEWSCHGSPREVLEAARTLWSDRLSRMERYVEAKGRWMQNSHQEGDVQLLGFPLRPTLAETLEILNNELRDTVFRA; from the exons atggtgatggcgaggaagaagaaagctaAAACCCACACTTCCCTAAAAGACACATATGAGGAGG TGTACGGTTCGTCACAGAGAGTTTGGAAGCTGGGGATTAGCGAGTATATTGTTCAGGCTCCGAATTCTTGGTCTGCGCGTCAGCCGTACTTCGACGAGATCTACCGCGCTTTGCCGTATGGATCCAATATTGTTTTCGAAAATATTGTGCCTTTCCCCAGTCAACCGCGAATTCGAATCATTCCAGATAATACATGGGGTGAAAGGCTTCTATCAATTGAAACACTGCGAGATTTCTTGGATTTACCGCCAAACGGATGGCCGGCATCAATTCACATGAACAGCCTCGAAGTTGTGTTTCAGATCAATGAGAACGTTGCACTGGTTCGAGCCCCTAAAATTGGAGGCAGCACACCGTTCATCTTCAAGACCAAT GTTGCTGGCTTCCTCTCAGAGTACTATCCGAAAGGCAACCTACGCGATGTTCTAGAATCAAAATCGCCCATACCTTCAATCTTACAGCTGAAGTGGTCTATCCAAATTGCCGAGACTCTGCAACACGTCCGGGCTAGCCCGGCCCGGTTTTACTCCGACCTCAAACCGGACAACTTGGTGATATCTGGATTAGGTCGAGACATCATCTTTATAGATTTCGAGCAGGCGGGAAACTGGGACACTTTCCAACCCTCTGAGACCTTCTATTTAACCTGGATGGAAAAGCTCTCTGCTAGGAGAGAGGTACTGGAGGTGCGCCGGAAAAAGTACAAATCCCTTCTAGACCTCAACATACCACACCCAAGCTCGAAAGAGTGGGCTTGCACTAATCCGTCAGTGGGATACTTTGACGCCTGGACAAACCTTTCGCCATACGAACAAGAACAGGCATTGGTGTTCTCGCTTGGTAAAGTCTTGTGGTGTATATTTGAGGGTTGTAGTCACACACGGAATTCGATCGACGAAGAATATGAGCGAGAAGTTGACCATGAGTTCCCCGAGTTTAGAAGGACGTCGGAGCCACTACAGCAACTGATCCGAAAATGTATGTATGGCGCACCAGAATACAACTCAACTGAGCAGTTTCACCAGGTGCGCGATGGACCAAGGGTTAATGTTGAATCTTCGGCAGGGAGTGAATGGAGTTGTCATGGCTCACCAAGAGAGGTCTTGGAGGCCGCAAGAACTTTGTGGTCTGATCGGCTGTCACGCATGGAGCGATATGTGGAAGCTAAAGGTCGTTGGATGCAGAACAGCCACCAGGAAGGCGATGTACAGCTTTTGGGGTTTCCGTTGAGGCCAACATTAGCCGAGACTCTCGAAATTTTGAATAATGAGCTTCGTGATACAGTCTTTAGAGCATAA
- a CDS encoding uncharacterized protein (EggNog:ENOG41): MNGDGKAVLGRPTLYIADPNGDGLVEGGEIVSGVPHVNLKTLRSPDINGDGRAGYVYIGEGDAFKRYMNVGSVGGQDVIFYAQGGIATGAVDDMSRLVFANINGDGKDGTPLIWDDDGDLIGFLNQRVNCEGVPLYIHQVPAKTIAHSIHHRPSSIRLAGVDGDGKDDYVSIGDHGALNVW, from the exons atgaatggcgatggcaaGGCTG TTTTGGGCCGGCCGACACTATATATAGCG GATCCGAACGGAGACGGG CTCGTCGAGGGCGGTGAGATTGTCTCGGGAGTACCCCATGTGAACCTGAAGACTTTGCGATCCCCTGATATCAATGGTGATGGTAGGGCCGGCTACGTCTACATCGGTGAGGGAGACGCTTTCAAGCGCTACATGAATGTCGGATCTGTTGGCGGACAGGACGTTATATTCTACGCTCAAGGTGGAATCGCCACCGGTGCAGTCGATGATATGTCAAGGCTTGTGTTTGCTAAT ATAAATGGCGATGGAAAAGACGGTAC ACCCCTCATCTGGGATGATGACGGTGACCTTATAGGTTTCTTGAATCAACGTGTAAATTGTGAAGGTGTTCCGCTTTACATCCATCAAGTTCCTGCCAAGACAATCGCCCATAGCATTCACCATAGGCCCAGCTCCATCAGACTGGCCGGCGTGGACGG agatggaaaagacgACTATGTCTCCATCGGCGATCATGGTGCCCTCAACGTCTGGTAA
- a CDS encoding uncharacterized protein (EggNog:ENOG41), with protein MCGSSTVKLQDLVPADLVRRKYVGETYYSTYNPEHRWYYLSGQKPEEVTMLKIHNTDKDAAVRFSLHSSFQPLGFGDKDGRESVEIRTLVFDSVE; from the exons ATGTGCGGCTCGAGCACAGTAAAGCTGCAGGATCTCGTTCCTGCGGACTTGGTGCGCCGTAAGTACGTCGGGGAGACATACTACTCCACCTACAACCCCGAGCACCGATGGTACTATCTCTCGGGCCAGAAACCTGAAGAGGTAACGATGCTCAAGATTCACAACACCGACAAAGATGCCGCTGTGCGAT TCAGCTTACATAGTTCATTCCAGCCTCTCGGATTTGGGGATAaagatggcagagagagCGTGGAAATACGAACATTGGTGTTCGACTCTGTGGAGTAA
- a CDS encoding uncharacterized protein (EggNog:ENOG41), with product MESQTNPTFKVEDHEAFMEFALIQAQKSPPAANKFCVGAILVDAAKGKVLSTGYSLEYPRDYKGDPGTTHAEQCCFIKIADEHNLSEERIHEVLPANTVLYTTMEPCNERLSGNMTCVTRILRLKSAINTVYVGIKEPGTFIAHNDGQNRLEANGVKVVFPVEHWRDRITRISMNGH from the coding sequence ATGGAGTCACAAACGAATCCAACCTTCAAGGTCGAGGACCATGAGGCTTTCATGGAGTTTGCTCTCATTCAGGCACAAAAATCACCACCAGCTGCCAACAAATTCTGCGTCGGGGCCATACTTGTCGACGCCGCTAAGGGAAAGGTCCTATCGACAGGATACTCGCTTGAATATCCGCGAGATTACAAGGGAGATCCAGGCACCACACACGCCGAGCAGTGTTGTTTTATCAAGATCGCCGACGAGCATAACCTCTCTGAGGAACGCATCCATGAGGTTCTCCCGGCCAACACGGTGCTGTACACGACCATGGAGCCATGCAACGAGAGACTTAGTGGCAACATGACCTGCGTGACCAGGATCTTGAGACTCAAGAGCGCCATCAATACTGTCTACGTGGGAATCAAGGAGCCAGGGACGTTTATCGCACACAATGACGGGCAGAACAGGCTGGAGGCAAACGGTGTCAAGGTCGTGTTCCCTGTTGAACATTGGCGTGACAGAATCACCAGGATCTCAATGAATGGGCACTGA
- a CDS encoding uncharacterized protein (EggNog:ENOG41) translates to MLAVAYSGQPITLWDMEEDAYAGSCGKKLSSGETSTHVVVALAFNPNPDISLLAVAYLDGDLALLDPFADQQLECFRANCQTLAPSPNGRLLAAGGANGIIHVYEFDTFKLLYRVKSFNSYIKQLAFTRDSMLLADIRGAQCTVWEPEALLRESLSDDSSGPTSTTVVETVSMEAKAKITAMVVHHTSEVVFCGKDDGSVVLYERKMAASLGTLYSHKSPVRLLAWIERRDALLSVDASNRIFLHSIQKSGDKGWVGDLTVLFKSLLDSEKAIIDVLVGETAAMFLVSTRESDYLFNLDNGNYERERTYPQIPSIRKWLPHPESSLHLVCVNSAKVCVYCWSDWSEISSIALSLSSDTTELKSAILYSLGQKQRILLDLLHPNSSVNTNRIAIIDADCLAVGIMDSSSLGKQLDTVTTLDQLATDENEENTVTTSSPAPPLRSRMTTFELSVAHIIGIDVSGKLVFLNRCFWVCSIDLGESGLEIAQRKDSPTIEVCQHFFVPYDWFAGNRDIVCTLTNRDIILTRSGDLAVIMGGLDHAERASIELETKLKGYILPQN, encoded by the coding sequence ATGCTTGCTGTCGCTTACAGCGGCCAACCCATTACGTTGTGGGACATGGAAGAGGACGCCTACGCTGGTAGCTGTGGCAAGAAACTCTCCAGCGGAGAGACCAGCACacatgtcgtcgtcgcgcTTGCTTTCAACCCCAATCCTGACATTAGCCTTCTCGCAGTAGCATACCTCGATGGTGATCTTGCCCTCCTTGACCCCTTTGCCGATCAGCAGCTGGAATGTTTTCGCGCCAACTGCCAAACCCTCGCCCCAAGCCCCAATGGGCGTCTCCTCGCAGCGGGTGGTGCAAATGGGATTATCCACGTCTACGAATTCGATACGTTCAAGCTCCTCTATCGGGTCAAGTCATTCAACTCATATATCAAGCAGCTTGCTTTTACCAGAGACAGTATGCTTCTTGCCGACATTCGAGGCGCCCAGTGCACTGTCTGGGAACCTGAAGCTCTGTTGCGGGAGTCCCTGAGCGATGACAGCAGCGGGCCCACTTCCACTACAGTAGTCGAGACGGTTTCCATGGAAGCCAAAGCGAAGATCACTGCCATGGTGGTCCATCACACGTCCGAAGTTGTCTTTTGCGGAAAGGATGATGGATCAGTCGTATTGTACGAGCGGAAAATGGCAGCGAGCTTAGGGACACTCTACAGCCACAAGTCGCCAGTCCGCCTGTTAGCCTGGATTGAACGGAGAGACGCCCTCCTCAGCGTCGATGCCTCCAACAGGATCTTCCTACACAGCATCCAGAAGTCCGGAGACAAAGGTTGGGTCGGCGATCTGACGGTACTCTTCAAGTCCCTCCTTGACTCCGAGAAGGCAATCATAGATGTGCTAGTAGGAGAAACGGCAGCGATGTTTCTGGTATCAACTCGCGAGTCTGATTATCTGTTCAACTTGGACAATGGTAACTATGAGAGAGAGCGGACATATCCACAAATACCAAGCATCCGCAAATGGCTCCCTCATCCAGAATCCTCTCTACATCTGGTTTGTGTCAACAGCGCCAAAGTCTGCGTCTACTGCTGGAGTGACTGGTCTGAAATTTCATCCATTGCATTGTCGTTGTCCAGCGACACGACAGAGCTCAAAAGCGCAATCCTCTATTCGCTCGgtcaaaaacaaagaatcTTGCTCGACTTGCTACATCCGAATAGCTCCGTCAACACCAACAGGATTGCGATAATTGATGCAGACTGCCTCGCCGTCGGAATCATGGATAGCAGCTCGCTAGGGAAGCAATTGGATACTGTGACGACGTTAGATCAACTTGCCACGGATGAAAACGAGGAGAATACGGTCACGACATCGAGTCCAGCTCCTCCGCTTCGTTCACGGATGACAACATTCGAACTAAGCGTTGCCCATATCATCGGAATTGACGTATCGGGGAAACTTGTATTCTTGAACCGGTGTTTTTGGGTGTGCTCTATTGATCTCGGCGAGAGCGGGTTAGAGATCGCGCAACGCAAAGATTCCCCGACGATCGAGGTCTGTCAGCACTTTTTCGTCCCTTACGATTGGTTCGCTGGGAACAGGGACATTGTTTGTACCTTGACAAATAGAGATATTATATTGACTCGGAGTGGCGACCTGGCGGTGATTATGGGCGGTCTTGACCATGCTGAGAGAGCGAGTATAGAATTAGAGACTAAACTGAAGGGATATATCTTACCCCAAAACTAA
- a CDS encoding uncharacterized protein (EggNog:ENOG41), translated as MGKSFLGAISTSPCIANSGTYIVVIGHSMGGLVMKKAYILAKQDAVHKALAGRFAAFYFLATPHRGADSAKMLKNLLRVAYDRAYIGDLEPTSGAIQVINDEFRHFSAGLELWSFYETQNMKRFSSLIVNPESAVLGYHEEKQIPMTADHRSICKFDTPEDSNYALLRNALASTTSKISTAIPELKLKQRRERIKNLKTYLEVTDVLDDDLANVCEARMHGSCEWLSTKASYVKWRDGESGNDRTLWVKGKPATGKSVLAGYVIDQLKESSQACSYFFFKHGDKSKSNLGRCLRSLAFQMASSNAEASDAILEMQVDGVCLDRVDERTLWRILFLSGIFRATSTRHHWVIDALDECSNPAVLLHAILSNMDESIPLRIFVTSRDAVDLDYGFSVIPPNLIQSLLISTTDTESDLRLLVKKRTQTLGVVGPDDRAILAEKILDKSRGSFLWTILVLEELLRCHSGKEISQILEDVPRGMELLYKRTLDYTSQAARGKELAKTILMWAACAVRPLTISELDGALTLDIHDSFPRLEESIAALCGQLVVVDKYGRIKMVHETAREFLVAGGLESEFSIEKTKAHTRMAQVCLKYLVGEEMKPPRNSRRRSLANLPAKRLDFAAYAYTAYSYHLSKADPLVAGTFQLVVQFLRCNVLTWIETIAYSRNLNDLIRASKHLKTYVNACAVERSPLDPRIRALRQWTTDLARIPAMFANALAVSPSAIYSSIPPFCPTESMVYNIRGSGRRLAVLGAPNKQWDDRLLCIEFRQGQPRTLSYGDEFLAVGLSSGTVVLYYATSYQEFKTFKHGEAVNFIAFKTKTDLIATCGMKMAKVWDIRSGQLVHSLASPPRPLGMEFDGETLLIASRNNYVATWNLGHYARPESAQRPWLPIRQRQTERLHVGPHTH; from the coding sequence ATGGGCAAGTCATTTCTAGGCGCGATCAGCACTTCGCCATGTATCGCCAATTCCGGGACATACATCGTTGTCATCGGCCATAGCATGGGTggcttggtgatgaagaaagcTTATATCCTTGCGAAGCAAGACGCAGTGCACAAGGCGCTGGCTGGGCGATTCGCCGCATTCTATTTCCTGGCCACGCCGCATCGAGGTGCCGACTCGGCAAAGATGCTGAAGAACCTCCTCAGGGTTGCGTATGATCGTGCTTATATTGGTGACCTAGAACCGACCTCTGGGGCGATCCAAGTGATCAATGATGAATTTCGGCATTTTTCAGCTGGCCTTGAGCTCTGGTCGTTCTACGAAACGCAAAATATGAAACGGTTTAGCTCGCTCATCGTCAATCCCGAGTCGGCTGTCCTCGGGTACCATGAAGAGAAGCAGATACCCATGACTGCTGATCACCGCTCGATATGCAAGTTTGACACACCTGAAGACTCCAACTACGCCCTCCTACGAAACGCGCTTGCCTCTACTACGAGCAAAATTTCCACGGCAATTCcggagctgaagctgaagcaaaGGCGTGAGAGGATCAAAAACCTCAAGACATACCTGGAAGTTACCGACGTCTTGGACGATGATCTTGCAAACGTCTGCGAAGCTCGGATGCACGGGTCGTGCGAATGGCTTTCGACCAAAGCCAGTTATGTCAAATGGAGAGATGGGGAATCCGGAAATGACAGGACGCTATGGGTCAAGGGCAAGCCGGCAACTGGAAAGTCTGTTCTCGCTGGCTATGTCATCGATCAGCTCAAGGAGTCCAGCCAGGCATGCAgttactttttcttcaaacACGGAGACAAGTCGAAGTCCAACCTAGGTCGTTGTCTAAGATCTCTAGCTTTTCAGATGGCTAGCTCCAATGCCGAAGCTAGCGATGCCATCCTAGAGATGCAGGTGGATGGTGTTTGCTTAGATCGCGTCGACGAACGTACCCTCTGGAGaattctcttcctttctggCATTTTCCGGGCCACATCGACTCGGCATCACTGGGTCATAGACGCCCTGGATGAGTGTTCCAATCCTGCGGTCCTTTTACATGCCATTCTTTCCAACATGGACGAATCTATACCCCTGAGAATTTTCGTCACAAGTCGGGATGCAGTCGATCTGGACTATGGTTTCTCGGTCATTCCACCCAACCTAATCCAGTCCTTGCTCATCTCGACAACAGACACAGAGTCAGATCTCAGGCttttggtgaagaagaggacacAGACCCTAGGCGTCGTGGGACCTGACGATCGAGCTATATTAGCCGAGAAGATTCTAGACAAATCTAGGGGCTCATTCTTGTGGACAATCTTGGTGCTTGAGGAACTCCTACGCTGCCACAGCGGAAAGGAAATCAGCCAGATTCTTGAAGATGTGCCGAGAGGCATGGAGTTACTATACAAGCGGACTTTAGACTATACGTCGCAAGCCGCTCGTGGAAAGGAGCTGGCCAAAACCATTCTCATGTGGGCAGCATGCGCGGTTCGACCTCTGACAATCAGCGAGCTAGACGGTGCTCTGACCCTGGACATCCACGACTCATTCCCAAGATTGGAGGAAAGCATTGCCGCTCTCTGTGGTCAACTTGTAGTCGTTGACAAATATGGGAGAATTAAGATGGTACATGAAACTGCCAGAGAATTCCTTGTAGCCGGCGGACTTGAGTCTGAGTTCTCCATCGAGAAAACTAAGGCTCACACACGGATGGCTCAGGTCTGTCTCAAATACCTTGTCGGGGAGGAAATGAAGCCTCCGAGGAACAGTCGACGCCGTTCTTTGGCAAATTTACCAGCAAAAAGACTGGATTTTGCCGCCTATGCATACACAGCATACTCGTATCATCTCTCGAAGGCTGATCCGTTGGTGGCAGGGACGTTCCAGCTTGTCGTGCAGTTCCTGAGATGCAACGTTCTCACTTGGATCGAAACGATTGCTTACTCTAGGAATCTCAATGACCTCATCCGCGCCTCAAAACATCTCAAAACCTACGTCAATGCGTGCGCCGTTGAGCGTTCACCACTAGATCCCCGGATACGAGCGCTCCGACAGTGGACCACAGACCTTGCTCGGATTCCTGCCATGTTCGCCAATGCCCTCGCGGTATCACCGTCAGCAATATACTCGTCGATACCCCCGTTCTGTCCCACCGAGTCTATGGTATACAACATCAGGGGCTCAGGCCGGAGGCTTGCAGTGCTTGGCGCGCCTAACAAGCAATGGGATGACAGGCTGCTGTGCATCGAATTCCGTCAGGGTCAACCAAGGACGTTGAGTTATGGAGACGAGTTCCTGGCCGTCGGTCTCAGCTCAGGAACTGTTGTATTATACTACGCCACATCTTACCAGGAGTTCAAAACGTTTAAACACGGAGAAGCTGTCAACTTCATTGCTTTCAAGACCAAAACTGACCTCATAGCGACTTGTGGtatgaagatggccaaggttTGGGACATCAGAAGTGGACAATTGGTGCACAGCCTCGCGAGCCCTCCGCGTCCGCTAGGGATGGAATTCGATGGGGAGACGCTTTTAATTGCGAGCCGCAACAACTACGTCGCGACTTGGAATTTGGGACACTACGCCCGGCCAGAGTCAGCGCAGAGGCCATGGTTACCGATACGCCAGAGACAAACCGAACGCCTCCACGTGGGACCCCATACGCACTGA
- a CDS encoding uncharacterized protein (EggNog:ENOG41~MEROPS:MER0026262) — MKYINNQTLLLPFRAQFAYSNLCYELAGHVIEALSGQSYFDFVQTRIFDPLSMSRTFLKTPPASIDNRASCYNTLDDLSTVPIPCAKTGDDWFDGPTGGLRSCVRDLLKLYRAFLTSYNDQLSSGKSSTEGSPLKQVTHLMSAKIPMDQPSRNEASYALGWGRVQLPGKMGRIGINPGLLPNGMPTIAKGVPGQLVIFHQGSLPGALTIAILVPDKDVAIVVLTNSLALNDVPDWIGQLILEELLEVPPSERTDFIKSAEACVPENLRWYPELIKELKDTRKNDTVARDLEEYVGTYWDDIRTFKIVVTLEQGKLYWAFQGLDSEKFELNHYEEDTFLWLAPRNELSRRGRWVGSDQGPDFWKAKFKAASDAMVDKLYWSHDQGVPPVEYTKE, encoded by the coding sequence ATGAAATACATCAACAACCAGACCTTGCTCCTCCCTTTCCGGGCTCAGTTTGCGTACAGCAACCTTTGCTACGAGCTCGCTGGCCACGTCATTGAGGCCTTGAGCGGTCAGTCATATTTCGACTTTGTGCAGACTCGCATCTTCGATCCTCTAAGTATGAGCCGAACTTTCTTAAAGACTCCACCCGCCAGCATCGACAATCGTGCGTCGTGCTACAACACTCTAGACGACCTTTCGACTGTTCCCATCCCTTGCGCCAAGACCGGTGATGACTGGTTCGACGGACCCACTGGTGGCTTGCGCTCCTGTGTGCGCGATCTTCTCAAGCTCTACAGAGCCTTCCTGACCAGCTACAACGATCAGTTATCTAGTGGGAAGTCGTCCACAGAAGGCTCCCCGTTGAAACAAGTCACGCATTTGATGTCGGCCAAAATTCCCATGGACCAACCATCACGAAACGAAGCCTCATACGCTCTAGGCTGGGGCCGGGTCCAGCTGCCAGGCAAGATGGGCCGGATTGGAATTAACCCTGGTCTTCTTCCCAACGGGATGCcaaccatcgccaaaggAGTTCCTGGGCAGctcgtcatcttccaccaGGGCAGCCTTCCCGGTGCCCTGACTATCGCCATTCTTGTCCCCGACAAGGATGTCGCTATCGTGGTCCTCACAAATTCTCTCGCCCTCAACGATGTGCCTGACTGGATTGGCCAGCTCATTCTCGAAGAATTACTTGAAGTGCCTCCCTCTGAGCGAACTGACTTCATAAAGTCAGCAGAAGCTTGCGTTCCCGAGAACCTCAGGTGGTATCCGGAGCTGATCAAAGAGCTTAAGGATACGCGAAAGAACGATACTGTGGCAAGAGACCTTGAAGAGTACGTCGGGACGTATTGGGATGACATTCGTACTTTCAAGATCGTGGTCACCTTGGAGCAAGGCAAACTTTACTGGGCATTTCAAGGCCTGGACTCGGAGAAGTTTGAGCTGAATCACTATGAAGAAGACACCTTTCTTTGGCTCGCACCGCGAAACGAGCTGTCGCGCCGAGGTAGGTGGGTTGGCTCAGATCAAGGGCCAGATTTCTGGAAGGCCAAGTTCAAGGCGGCATCCGATGCCATGGTAGACAAGTTGTATTGGTCTCATGACCAAGGCGTACCGCCTGTGGAGTACACGAAAGAGTAA